The following proteins are encoded in a genomic region of Thiomicrospira sp. R3:
- a CDS encoding hydroxymethylglutaryl-CoA synthase, producing the protein MKAGIDLIHFATSDFYLGLDLYAKEKQQDVNKYLIGIGQEKMSIAPPDEDIVTLSAKAAEPILQQIDRQKITAVLFATESGVDQSKSAGAFVHSLLMLPNRCRVIELKHACYAGAAALQMAVNMVKVNPKEQVLVIAADIARYDLDTSGEATQGCGAVAMLIRENPRILEIEQGSGYYTEDVMDFWRPNHRETALVDGKYSTKVYLNSLKQAWIHFTEETGRTFADIDQFCYHIPFTKMAEKAHKQLIKINQVEQAESLTLKQIRPSQIYNRVIGNSYSASLFVGFCSLLDHTNGLDHQRISFFSYGSGCVAEFFTGIIQPGYQAQLMKSNHQQQIEKRQALSYSQYLTFYHQTEPNLQNIVFPEYHAGPYRLTGIQDHKRCYQKTQG; encoded by the coding sequence ATGAAAGCTGGCATTGACCTTATTCACTTTGCTACCTCAGATTTCTATCTGGGGCTGGATTTGTATGCCAAAGAAAAACAGCAAGATGTTAACAAATACCTGATAGGCATAGGCCAAGAAAAAATGTCGATCGCGCCACCTGACGAGGACATTGTTACCTTATCTGCCAAAGCAGCAGAGCCTATTTTACAACAAATAGACCGCCAAAAAATTACGGCGGTATTGTTTGCCACTGAATCAGGTGTTGACCAATCTAAATCAGCCGGTGCATTTGTTCACAGCCTACTCATGTTGCCCAATCGCTGCCGAGTCATCGAGCTAAAACACGCCTGCTATGCGGGTGCTGCCGCACTTCAAATGGCCGTAAACATGGTTAAAGTTAACCCAAAAGAGCAGGTTTTAGTGATTGCGGCCGATATCGCACGCTATGATTTAGATACCTCGGGGGAAGCGACTCAAGGCTGTGGTGCGGTTGCAATGTTAATTCGAGAAAACCCACGAATCCTTGAAATAGAACAAGGCTCAGGTTATTACACTGAAGATGTGATGGATTTCTGGCGGCCTAATCACCGCGAAACCGCATTAGTAGATGGCAAATACTCAACCAAGGTTTATCTCAATAGCCTTAAACAAGCTTGGATTCATTTCACTGAGGAAACTGGCCGTACATTTGCAGATATAGACCAGTTCTGTTACCACATCCCTTTTACTAAAATGGCCGAAAAAGCGCACAAACAACTCATAAAAATTAATCAAGTTGAACAAGCAGAATCGCTAACCCTCAAACAAATTCGCCCGAGTCAAATCTACAACCGTGTTATTGGCAACAGCTATAGTGCTTCCTTGTTTGTTGGTTTTTGTTCATTACTTGACCATACTAATGGGTTGGACCATCAACGCATCAGTTTTTTTAGCTATGGTTCCGGCTGTGTAGCTGAATTTTTCACTGGCATTATTCAACCTGGCTATCAAGCCCAGCTAATGAAATCCAATCACCAACAGCAAATTGAAAAGCGCCAAGCATTAAGTTACTCACAATACCTAACTTTTTATCATCAAACAGAGCCAAACCTACAAAACATCGTTTTTCCAGAATACCATGCTGGCCCTTATAGGCTAACGGGTATTCAAGATCACAAACGCTGTTACCAAAAAACGCAAGGATAA
- the fni gene encoding type 2 isopentenyl-diphosphate Delta-isomerase, which produces MTKTNTITQRKQDHIDYLLADPLIERNLTDFNKIQLTHRALPELNFSELQSDLIVFEKKLSFPLLISSMTGGAAENLGQINRHLAQAAEACQVALAVGSQRAMIEDPAARQSFTLRRYAPSIPLLANIGAVQLNTGYGIEQAKVAVDCLEADALILHLNPLQELIQPEGDRNFAGLAEKINQLAQKLDVPIVLKEVGCGLSPQDIELGLSAGIEYFDLAGRGGTSWSRIEAHRAESDLGMLFQDWGLTTCQALELARPYQEQARFFASGGIRNGIDMVKSVIMGGYVCGIAAPLLRPAMLSSSAVIDKIQHLKQEFQLAQFLVGAANIESLFLNDALILRAPSGRQIYS; this is translated from the coding sequence GTGACTAAAACAAATACCATTACTCAACGCAAGCAGGATCATATCGACTACCTACTTGCAGACCCACTTATTGAACGTAATCTAACTGACTTTAATAAGATTCAGCTCACACACCGCGCTCTACCTGAGCTTAATTTTTCCGAACTGCAATCAGACCTCATAGTGTTTGAAAAAAAACTCAGTTTTCCGCTACTAATCTCCTCTATGACAGGCGGGGCCGCTGAGAACCTCGGACAAATAAATCGCCACCTTGCGCAAGCAGCAGAAGCATGCCAGGTAGCCCTTGCCGTTGGCTCACAACGTGCAATGATTGAAGACCCAGCAGCACGCCAAAGCTTTACTTTGCGCCGCTATGCCCCCTCTATCCCACTACTTGCGAATATAGGCGCTGTTCAGTTAAACACGGGCTATGGCATTGAACAGGCCAAAGTAGCTGTAGACTGTTTAGAGGCGGATGCGTTGATATTACATCTAAATCCCTTACAAGAACTTATCCAGCCTGAAGGTGATCGTAACTTTGCCGGTCTGGCCGAAAAGATTAATCAACTAGCTCAAAAACTAGATGTACCGATTGTACTAAAAGAGGTGGGCTGTGGTCTTTCACCCCAGGACATCGAACTTGGCTTATCTGCGGGGATTGAGTATTTTGACCTCGCAGGGCGCGGGGGGACGTCATGGAGCCGCATTGAAGCTCACCGCGCTGAGTCTGATCTTGGGATGCTCTTTCAAGACTGGGGATTAACTACCTGCCAGGCACTCGAACTAGCCCGCCCCTACCAAGAGCAAGCGCGTTTTTTTGCCTCCGGTGGAATTCGTAATGGCATAGATATGGTGAAATCAGTTATAATGGGTGGCTATGTTTGTGGCATCGCTGCGCCATTATTACGGCCAGCGATGCTCTCAAGCTCAGCGGTAATAGATAAAATTCAACACCTGAAGCAAGAATTTCAATTGGCTCAATTCCTTGTAGGGGCGGCTAATATAGAATCGCTTTTTTTAAACGATGCGCTGATTTTACGCGCACCAAGCGGAAGACAAATCTATTCATGA